The following proteins come from a genomic window of Deltaproteobacteria bacterium:
- a CDS encoding AMP-binding protein, whose translation MKTGKWLPVGQIIRVQAINNPTKEAIADKFKRYTFKEWDDRSNRLANALAGMGLTHGDRFAIIAYNAVEWMEIYAAAAKGGQVTVPVMFRLAPPEIEYIVNHSECRAFVVGQEFVDTVDSIRKRLPIPPENYVYMGSGKAPPGYVHYEDLMKKGSPDYPDVVVDGADIWNIMYTSGTTGRPKGVVRTHESNIAQYVLNDINMGVRPDDRVMLVMPMCHINSIFYSFAYTYVGASCFVYNMVSFDPEDLLGTIDREKITFTSLVPTHYIMMLALPEEVKARYDVSSIRQLLISSAPARRDTKIEIMKYFKNAELWEAYGSTEQGLMTLLRPEDQMRKLGSIGKEIFGTDRIKLLDEDRREVPEGEVGEIFARTPIAFKEYWKDPEKTKEVFEGEWSTAGDMGRRDEDGYYYLVDRKANMIITGGENVYPSEVENLLGPHPAVKDVAVIGVPHKKWGEAVKAVVILHDGYAPSEELAKELIESCRGKIAGYKIPKSVDFIKDEQMPRTGTGKILHRVLRERYGSWSDL comes from the coding sequence ATGAAGACCGGCAAGTGGCTCCCGGTGGGTCAAATCATTCGGGTTCAGGCTATCAACAACCCAACCAAGGAGGCTATCGCCGACAAGTTCAAGCGATACACCTTCAAGGAGTGGGACGACCGTTCAAACCGTCTGGCCAATGCACTTGCCGGTATGGGGCTGACTCACGGAGACCGTTTCGCCATCATCGCATACAACGCCGTGGAATGGATGGAGATCTATGCGGCAGCGGCCAAGGGTGGGCAGGTGACGGTTCCTGTCATGTTCCGCCTGGCTCCTCCGGAGATCGAGTACATCGTCAACCATTCGGAGTGCAGGGCTTTTGTTGTCGGCCAGGAATTTGTCGATACCGTAGACTCCATTCGCAAGAGACTTCCCATTCCACCAGAGAACTACGTGTATATGGGCAGCGGCAAAGCCCCTCCGGGATATGTCCACTACGAGGATCTCATGAAAAAGGGCAGCCCCGATTACCCGGATGTCGTAGTGGACGGAGCGGACATCTGGAACATCATGTACACTTCTGGGACCACAGGGCGGCCAAAGGGCGTAGTTAGAACCCACGAGAGCAACATAGCCCAGTATGTCCTCAACGATATCAATATGGGGGTAAGGCCGGATGACAGGGTCATGCTCGTCATGCCCATGTGTCATATCAATTCGATCTTCTACTCCTTTGCCTATACTTATGTGGGAGCGTCTTGTTTTGTGTACAACATGGTGAGCTTTGACCCGGAGGATCTTCTCGGGACCATCGACAGGGAAAAAATCACTTTCACATCTCTGGTTCCCACCCACTACATCATGATGCTCGCCCTTCCTGAAGAGGTGAAGGCCAGATACGATGTCAGCTCGATCCGGCAACTCCTCATATCCTCGGCTCCAGCGAGAAGAGATACGAAAATCGAAATCATGAAGTACTTCAAGAATGCCGAACTATGGGAGGCCTATGGGTCGACGGAACAGGGTCTTATGACCTTACTGCGCCCCGAAGATCAGATGAGGAAACTCGGTTCCATCGGTAAGGAGATATTCGGCACAGATCGAATCAAACTCCTCGACGAAGATCGCAGGGAGGTACCTGAGGGAGAAGTGGGAGAGATCTTTGCCAGAACCCCGATCGCCTTCAAGGAGTATTGGAAGGATCCGGAAAAGACGAAGGAGGTTTTTGAGGGAGAGTGGTCCACGGCAGGGGATATGGGCAGAAGGGATGAGGACGGTTACTACTACCTGGTGGACCGGAAAGCCAACATGATCATAACAGGGGGAGAAAACGTCTATCCCTCGGAGGTTGAAAACCTACTCGGACCTCACCCCGCAGTCAAGGACGTGGCCGTCATCGGCGTCCCCCACAAGAAGTGGGGCGAGGCTGTCAAGGCGGTTGTCATCCTCCATGACGGCTATGCGCCTTCTGAAGAACTGGCCAAGGAACTGATCGAGTCCTGTCGGGGGAAGATCGCCGGCTACAAGATACCCAAGTCGGTCGACTTTATCAAAGACGAACAGATGCCCCGAACCGGGACCGGAAAGATCCTTCACAGGGTTCTAAGGGAGAGATACGGAAGCTGGAGCGACCTCTAG
- the hflC gene encoding protease modulator HflC, whose amino-acid sequence MKRMGAFIGVVIVIFLFLVVSGAFYTVREWDQVVITRFGEPIGEPETKAGLRFKIPFIEKIHRYERRILRWDGEPKEIPTRDKRFIYVDTAARWRIVDARKFLEVLGSYGQAYAKLDDIIDAVVRDFVSSNPLVELVRSSDWMPLLKEGEEKIISPFPEKTARETVVLGREKITRAILAEASKAMPAFGMELVDVRIKRINYVERVRLKVYERMISERKRKAAQFRSEGEGKRAEILGQMEKELKSIKSGAYRTAEEIRGKADAEATMIYGKAYNQDPEFYAFFKTLETYKEAAFENAVIILGTDSDYYRFLKNIPR is encoded by the coding sequence CGGGGTCGTCATAGTGATTTTCCTGTTTCTTGTGGTTTCCGGAGCCTTCTACACGGTTCGGGAATGGGACCAGGTGGTGATCACCCGGTTCGGAGAGCCTATAGGGGAGCCGGAAACAAAGGCAGGCCTCAGGTTCAAGATTCCATTTATTGAGAAGATCCATCGTTATGAGAGACGGATCCTGCGGTGGGACGGAGAGCCGAAGGAGATTCCGACCCGGGACAAGCGGTTCATTTACGTCGATACCGCGGCCAGGTGGCGAATAGTGGATGCGCGGAAATTCCTAGAAGTCCTTGGCAGCTATGGTCAGGCATACGCCAAGCTCGACGACATCATCGACGCCGTTGTCAGGGACTTCGTCTCTTCGAATCCCCTGGTTGAGCTCGTCCGGAGCTCGGATTGGATGCCATTACTCAAGGAAGGGGAGGAGAAGATAATTTCACCCTTCCCGGAGAAAACCGCCAGGGAAACCGTTGTACTTGGTAGAGAAAAAATCACCCGGGCGATTCTGGCCGAGGCCTCAAAGGCCATGCCCGCCTTCGGCATGGAACTGGTCGATGTCAGGATCAAACGGATCAACTATGTAGAACGGGTCAGGCTGAAGGTTTACGAGCGTATGATATCGGAGAGAAAACGAAAGGCTGCCCAATTTCGGTCCGAGGGTGAGGGCAAGAGAGCGGAAATCCTAGGGCAGATGGAAAAGGAACTGAAATCGATCAAGTCCGGTGCCTATCGAACAGCCGAAGAGATCAGGGGAAAGGCAGACGCCGAAGCGACCATGATCTATGGCAAGGCCTACAATCAAGACCCCGAGTTCTACGCCTTTTTCAAAACCTTGGAGACATACAAGGAGGCTGCCTTCGAAAACGCGGTGATCATCCTCGGCACCGATTCGGATTACTATCGGTTCCTGAAGAACATTCCGAGATAG